TGTAAATGCCAAAGGTTTTTACACTTTAAAATCAGCTGACCACGCTATAACCGAAAGTTGTGAACTCGCTGCCAAAGCCTGTCCCGTGAAAATCATTTCTATAAAAGAAACCTAAAAATATTTTCTTTAACAATCCTTTATATTTATCGCTATATTTCGATAAAGC
The Flavobacterium sp. 5 DNA segment above includes these coding regions:
- a CDS encoding ferredoxin, yielding MVIVTLQRDKCIGCNYCVEMAPVQFQMSKKDGKSVLIKSVNAKGFYTLKSADHAITESCELAAKACPVKIISIKET